The Sulfitobacter sp. S223 genome has a window encoding:
- a CDS encoding ribonuclease E/G, whose amino-acid sequence MKGRTIILDHLGDVEAAALMVDGHLDDLLVDTPDAPRVGTIYRAIADRPVKGQGGMFLKSPDGSAFLRQIKGLAPGQPILVQVTGFAEEGKAIPVTSKLLFKSRYAIITPEAPGLNISRAIRDEPERDRLLEIAHEAMDGAEYGLILRSCCSGADGEAITEDIEAMLNLAHAVLSDTSTDMETLAEGDGPHVLAWRDWVEPAEIVTNEGGFEEHGVLDALDGLMEDMAPLSGGASMYIEPTRALVAVDVNTGSDVSLAAGIKANMACARALPRALRLRGLGGQIVLDLAPMPKKDRRPFETALRAAFRTDDVETALVGWTPLGHYELQRKRARAPLTEVLA is encoded by the coding sequence ATGAAAGGCCGCACTATCATTCTGGACCATCTCGGCGATGTCGAAGCTGCCGCGCTGATGGTGGACGGACATCTGGACGATTTGCTGGTGGATACGCCCGATGCCCCCCGTGTTGGCACCATCTATCGGGCCATCGCGGATCGACCTGTAAAAGGGCAGGGTGGTATGTTTCTGAAAAGCCCCGATGGTTCTGCCTTTTTGCGCCAGATCAAAGGGCTCGCACCAGGGCAGCCCATCCTTGTTCAGGTCACTGGTTTTGCCGAAGAAGGTAAGGCGATCCCTGTAACGTCCAAGCTGCTGTTCAAAAGCCGCTACGCGATCATTACGCCCGAGGCCCCCGGCTTGAACATCTCGCGCGCGATCCGCGATGAGCCAGAGCGTGACCGTCTGCTGGAAATTGCGCATGAGGCGATGGATGGCGCGGAATACGGTTTGATTCTGCGCTCTTGTTGTTCTGGTGCCGACGGGGAAGCCATTACCGAAGATATCGAGGCGATGCTGAATTTGGCGCATGCCGTGCTGTCGGATACCAGCACTGATATGGAAACGTTGGCCGAAGGCGACGGTCCGCATGTGCTGGCATGGCGGGACTGGGTAGAACCCGCCGAAATCGTCACAAACGAAGGCGGATTTGAAGAACATGGCGTTCTGGATGCCCTTGATGGTCTGATGGAAGATATGGCGCCGCTATCTGGCGGTGCATCAATGTATATTGAGCCGACACGCGCGCTGGTGGCGGTGGATGTAAACACCGGAAGCGATGTCTCTCTTGCTGCTGGTATCAAAGCCAATATGGCCTGCGCGCGCGCGTTGCCGCGTGCCTTGCGCCTTCGCGGCCTTGGGGGGCAGATTGTGCTGGATTTGGCGCCCATGCCAAAGAAAGACCGTCGGCCCTTTGAGACCGCTCTGCGCGCTGCGTTTCGAACCGACGACGTTGAAACGGCTTTGGTCGGCTGGACGCCGTTGGGACATTATGAGCTGCAGCGCAAACGCGCCCGCGCTCCGTTGACAGAGGTCCTTGCATGA
- a CDS encoding nucleoside triphosphate pyrophosphatase has protein sequence MKFILGSGSPRRKELLAQIGVVADDIRAPDIDETPYKAELPRPYCARMAREKVAAVVADADDIVLCADTTVALGRRILGKPADRAEAETFLRALSGRRHKVITAVAIKRGERLWERDVVSTVRMKNLDTQELRTYLDSGDWEGKAGGYGIQGPAGVLIPWISGSFTGIVGLPLAETANLLRAAGYPLYGEGS, from the coding sequence ATGAAATTTATCCTCGGATCAGGATCACCACGCCGCAAGGAATTGCTGGCGCAAATCGGCGTTGTCGCCGATGATATCCGTGCACCCGATATTGATGAAACCCCGTACAAGGCAGAACTGCCACGCCCTTACTGCGCGCGCATGGCGCGCGAGAAGGTAGCCGCAGTTGTCGCAGACGCCGATGATATCGTGCTTTGCGCAGATACTACTGTCGCTTTGGGGCGCCGGATCTTGGGTAAGCCCGCTGATCGTGCAGAGGCAGAGACGTTTCTGCGCGCGCTCTCTGGGCGACGTCATAAGGTTATCACTGCCGTTGCCATCAAACGCGGCGAACGCCTGTGGGAACGTGATGTGGTCAGCACTGTCCGGATGAAGAATCTGGATACGCAGGAATTACGCACTTACCTCGATTCCGGTGATTGGGAAGGCAAAGCAGGCGGTTATGGCATTCAGGGGCCTGCCGGCGTTCTGATTCCGTGGATCTCCGGCTCATTTACAGGCATTGTCGGTCTTCCTTTGGCCGAAACTGCAAATCTGCTGCGCGCGGCAGGCTACCCACTATATGGAGAAGGCTCATGA
- the infA gene encoding translation initiation factor IF-1, whose translation MAKEDTLEFPGVVKELLPNATFRVELENGHEIIAHTAGKMRKNRIRVLAGDKVQVEMTPYDLTKGRINYRFK comes from the coding sequence ATGGCCAAGGAAGATACGCTCGAATTCCCCGGTGTCGTTAAGGAACTCCTGCCGAATGCGACGTTCCGGGTCGAGCTTGAAAACGGCCATGAGATCATCGCACATACGGCAGGCAAAATGCGCAAGAACCGCATCCGCGTTCTGGCAGGCGATAAGGTGCAGGTCGAAATGACCCCCTATGACCTGACCAAAGGTCGGATTAACTACCGTTTCAAATAA
- a CDS encoding carbon-nitrogen hydrolase family protein, with protein sequence MKIATAAYPLDILSSWSQYEEKIARWVGEAAGAGADLLVFPEYGAMELATLDGMEIAGDLERSLFSVSDKLAAADGVHAKLAAEYGVHIVAASAPAATATRPVNRARLITPDGQIGVQDKQIMTRFEREEWGVIGGGPLQVFETALGRIGILICYDSEFPLLGRALESCDIIAVPSVTEALAGYWRVRTGAMARALENQCVTAMSSVVGDADWSDALGTCVGAGGIFCPPDTGFPSTGVLAAAEICVPGWTYADVDLKTIANVRADGVVLNRAHWEEQLGRDKPALNVPLNRFSS encoded by the coding sequence ATGAAAATTGCTACCGCCGCCTATCCGCTCGATATTCTGAGTTCCTGGTCGCAATACGAGGAAAAGATCGCCCGCTGGGTGGGGGAGGCCGCAGGCGCCGGGGCGGACTTGCTGGTGTTTCCGGAATATGGCGCGATGGAACTGGCCACGCTCGACGGGATGGAGATTGCCGGTGATCTGGAGCGGTCTCTTTTCTCTGTTTCTGACAAGCTGGCGGCGGCGGATGGGGTGCACGCCAAGTTGGCGGCGGAATATGGCGTACACATCGTTGCAGCCTCTGCGCCTGCAGCGACAGCAACGCGCCCTGTTAACCGCGCGCGGCTGATAACGCCTGACGGGCAGATTGGTGTGCAGGACAAGCAAATCATGACACGATTCGAGCGCGAAGAATGGGGCGTAATCGGTGGCGGCCCGCTGCAAGTCTTTGAGACTGCTCTGGGCCGGATTGGTATCCTGATATGCTATGACAGTGAATTTCCCCTGCTGGGCCGTGCGCTGGAAAGCTGTGACATCATCGCTGTGCCTAGTGTGACCGAGGCATTGGCGGGCTACTGGCGCGTCCGCACCGGTGCGATGGCACGCGCGCTAGAGAATCAGTGCGTTACGGCAATGTCGTCGGTGGTCGGCGATGCGGATTGGTCTGACGCTTTGGGCACTTGCGTGGGCGCCGGCGGCATTTTCTGCCCGCCTGACACGGGTTTTCCGTCCACTGGTGTTTTGGCTGCTGCCGAAATTTGCGTGCCCGGTTGGACCTATGCCGATGTAGACCTGAAAACCATTGCCAATGTGCGCGCTGACGGCGTTGTATTGAACCGCGCGCATTGGGAAGAGCAACTGGGCCGCGACAAGCCTGCGTTAAATGTGCCGCTGAATCGCTTCTCCTCTTGA